A section of the Agromyces aurantiacus genome encodes:
- a CDS encoding NADP-dependent isocitrate dehydrogenase, translating into MSKIKVEGTVVELDGDEMTRIIWQAIKDQLIHPYLDVNLEYYDLSIQKRDETDDQITVDAANAIKKHGVGVKCATITPDEARVEEFGLKKMWRSPNGTIRNILGGVIFREPIIISNIPRLVPGWNKPIIVGRHAFGDQYRATDFKFEGAGTLTMTFEPADGSEPMKFEVFQAPGSGVAMGMYNLDDSIRDFARASLNYGLARNYPVYLSTKNTILKAYDGRFKDIFQEVFDTEFKAQFDEAGLTYEHRLIDDMVAASLKWEGGYVWACKNYDGDVQSDTVAQGFGSLGLMTSVLTTPDGRIVEAEAAHGTVTRHYRQWQQGKPTSTNPIASIFAWTRGLAHRGKLDGNQELIDFTKVLEEVVIQTVESGAMTKDLALLVGPEQAYQTTEEFLDSIDANLKARLAA; encoded by the coding sequence TTGTCGAAGATCAAGGTCGAAGGCACCGTCGTCGAACTCGACGGCGACGAGATGACCCGCATCATCTGGCAGGCCATCAAGGACCAGCTCATCCACCCGTACCTCGACGTGAACCTCGAGTACTACGACCTCTCCATCCAGAAGCGCGACGAGACCGACGACCAGATCACGGTCGACGCGGCCAACGCGATCAAGAAGCACGGCGTCGGCGTCAAGTGCGCGACGATCACGCCCGACGAGGCGCGCGTCGAGGAGTTCGGCCTGAAGAAGATGTGGCGCTCGCCGAACGGCACCATCCGCAACATCCTCGGCGGCGTGATCTTCCGCGAGCCGATCATCATCTCCAACATCCCGCGGCTCGTCCCCGGCTGGAACAAGCCGATCATCGTCGGCCGCCACGCGTTCGGCGACCAGTACCGCGCGACCGACTTCAAGTTCGAGGGCGCCGGCACGCTCACGATGACGTTCGAGCCCGCCGACGGCTCCGAGCCGATGAAGTTCGAGGTCTTCCAGGCGCCCGGCTCGGGCGTCGCCATGGGCATGTACAACCTCGACGACTCGATCCGCGACTTCGCGCGCGCGTCGCTGAACTACGGCCTCGCCCGCAACTACCCGGTCTACCTCTCGACGAAGAACACGATCCTGAAGGCCTACGACGGCCGCTTCAAGGACATCTTCCAGGAGGTCTTCGACACCGAGTTCAAGGCGCAGTTCGACGAGGCCGGCCTCACCTACGAGCACCGCCTCATCGACGACATGGTCGCGGCCAGCCTCAAGTGGGAGGGCGGCTACGTCTGGGCGTGCAAGAACTACGACGGCGACGTCCAGTCCGACACCGTCGCGCAGGGCTTCGGCTCGCTCGGCCTGATGACCTCGGTGCTCACCACGCCCGACGGCCGCATCGTCGAGGCCGAGGCGGCGCACGGCACCGTCACGCGCCACTACCGCCAGTGGCAGCAGGGCAAGCCCACCTCGACCAACCCGATCGCCTCGATCTTCGCGTGGACGCGCGGCCTCGCGCACCGCGGCAAGCTCGACGGCAACCAGGAGCTCATCGACTTCACCAAGGTGCTCGAGGAGGTCGTGATCCAGACCGTCGAGTCCGGCGCGATGACCAAGGACCTCGCGCTGCTGGTCGGCCCCGAGCAGGCCTACCAGACGACCGAGGAGTTCCTCGACTCGATCGACGCGAACCTCAAGGCGCGCCTGGCCGCCTGA
- a CDS encoding GNAT family N-acetyltransferase translates to MAELRLEELNATNIVAANNLSLKPGQEQFIAPVTYAAEQAVVNPTTAWQRVALNGDKVVGFIHGNFDPDNEHEEFRACIWRINVDAEAQGKGVGRFLAHALAEEAKRRGFDHITVLWEPDASGPGEFFHRIGFRDVGETQYGDVIGSLQLKS, encoded by the coding sequence ATGGCTGAACTGCGACTCGAAGAACTGAACGCGACGAACATCGTGGCCGCGAACAACCTGTCGCTGAAGCCCGGCCAGGAGCAGTTCATCGCTCCCGTCACCTACGCTGCCGAACAGGCGGTCGTGAACCCCACCACGGCGTGGCAGCGGGTCGCGCTCAACGGCGACAAGGTCGTCGGCTTCATCCACGGCAACTTCGACCCCGACAACGAGCACGAGGAGTTCCGGGCCTGCATCTGGCGCATCAACGTCGACGCCGAGGCGCAGGGCAAGGGCGTCGGCCGGTTCCTCGCGCACGCCCTCGCCGAGGAGGCGAAGCGCCGTGGGTTCGACCACATCACCGTGCTCTGGGAGCCCGACGCGAGCGGTCCCGGCGAGTTCTTCCACCGCATCGGCTTCCGCGACGTCGGCGAGACGCAGTACGGCGACGTCATCGGCTCGCTCCAGCTGAAGAGCTGA
- a CDS encoding MGMT family protein translates to MARNGDAFVEAVLAVVADIPPGRVMTYGDVAAVLGSRAARAVGQVMARYGHAVPWWRVVRAGGRPPAGHAERAREHYDAEGVPLRPVDDVDGYRIDLAACRWRG, encoded by the coding sequence ATGGCGCGGAACGGCGACGCGTTCGTCGAGGCCGTGCTCGCCGTCGTCGCCGACATCCCGCCGGGTCGCGTCATGACGTACGGCGACGTCGCGGCGGTGCTCGGTTCGCGCGCCGCGCGCGCCGTGGGGCAGGTCATGGCCCGGTACGGGCATGCGGTGCCGTGGTGGCGCGTCGTCCGCGCCGGGGGGCGCCCGCCCGCCGGCCACGCCGAGCGCGCGCGCGAGCACTACGACGCGGAGGGCGTGCCGTTGCGACCGGTCGACGACGTCGACGGCTACCGCATCGACCTCGCGGCCTGCCGCTGGCGCGGCTGA
- a CDS encoding sensor histidine kinase: MLTDNSRLLDGVSSALRLSVDNGRLRSEVERTLEHVRQSRQRIVEAGVEARRRIERDLHDGAQQQLVSLGMRLRLAANDARGAGQDALAEELEDCIATLNQGLKELRELAHGIHPSLLSQGGLALAVPELAGRCPVPVEIDVQAEGRLPELIESTAYFAVAESLANIAKHSAATRAWVRAQVVGEELVLVVRDNGVGGASLDSGTGMLGIADRVDAVGGTIELDSPRGAGTTVTVRMPVDLPPAEPPAVAVAPASGAGPDPDAPRRSLAGAGLLVAADAGDHAPDASPSGASAGLAPGGIGTPADV, from the coding sequence GTGCTCACCGACAACTCGCGCCTGCTCGACGGCGTCTCGAGCGCACTGCGCCTCTCGGTCGACAACGGGCGCCTCCGCTCCGAGGTCGAGCGCACGCTCGAGCACGTGCGCCAGTCGCGCCAGCGCATCGTCGAGGCCGGCGTCGAGGCCCGGCGGCGCATCGAACGCGACCTGCACGACGGCGCCCAGCAGCAGCTCGTGTCGCTCGGCATGCGGCTGCGGCTCGCGGCGAACGACGCGCGCGGCGCTGGACAGGACGCGCTCGCCGAGGAGCTCGAGGACTGCATCGCCACGCTCAACCAGGGGCTGAAGGAGCTGCGCGAGCTCGCCCACGGCATCCATCCGAGCCTGCTCTCGCAGGGCGGACTGGCGCTCGCGGTGCCCGAGCTCGCCGGACGCTGCCCGGTGCCCGTCGAGATCGACGTGCAGGCCGAGGGGCGCCTGCCCGAGCTGATCGAGTCGACCGCGTACTTCGCCGTGGCGGAGTCGCTCGCGAACATCGCCAAGCACTCGGCCGCGACCCGGGCGTGGGTGCGCGCCCAGGTCGTGGGCGAGGAGCTCGTGCTCGTGGTCCGCGACAACGGGGTCGGCGGCGCGTCGCTCGACTCGGGGACCGGCATGCTCGGCATCGCCGACCGCGTCGACGCGGTGGGCGGCACGATCGAGCTCGACAGCCCCCGCGGCGCGGGCACCACGGTGACCGTGCGGATGCCCGTCGACCTCCCGCCCGCCGAACCTCCGGCCGTCGCGGTCGCCCCGGCGTCCGGCGCCGGACCGGATCCCGACGCGCCCCGCCGTTCGCTCGCGGGCGCCGGGCTGCTCGTGGCGGCCGACGCGGGCGACCACGCGCCCGACGCGTCCCCATCCGGTGCGTCCGCGGGACTCGCTCCCGGCGGCATCGGCACGCCGGCCGACGTGTGA
- a CDS encoding response regulator, translated as MEQVEGERPLRVAIADDALLLREGIAKVLEGGGIEVVASVGTADELLDAIDELDLDAAVLDIRMPPTHRDEGIVALERIRQRGDEMGVLLLSMYATPEYALRVMGAGSGTGYLLKERVSEPQTLVRAVQTVASGGSVVDPEVVEQLVQRTRADDPLARLTERERSVLELMAQGYSNGGIAQTLFLGLKTVETHVRSILQKLDLEESPEHHRRVLAVLTLLGQR; from the coding sequence ATGGAACAGGTCGAGGGCGAGCGCCCGTTGCGGGTCGCGATCGCCGACGATGCCCTGCTGCTGCGCGAGGGCATCGCGAAGGTGCTCGAGGGCGGCGGTATCGAGGTCGTGGCCTCGGTGGGCACCGCCGACGAGCTCCTCGACGCGATCGACGAGCTCGACCTCGATGCGGCGGTCCTCGACATCCGCATGCCTCCCACGCACCGCGACGAGGGCATCGTCGCGCTCGAGCGCATCCGGCAGCGCGGCGACGAGATGGGCGTGCTGCTGCTGTCGATGTACGCGACGCCCGAGTACGCGCTGCGCGTCATGGGCGCGGGCAGCGGCACCGGCTACCTGCTGAAGGAGCGCGTCTCCGAGCCGCAGACCCTCGTCCGCGCCGTGCAGACCGTCGCGTCGGGCGGTTCGGTCGTCGACCCCGAGGTCGTCGAGCAGCTCGTGCAGCGCACGCGCGCCGACGACCCGCTCGCGCGCCTCACCGAGCGCGAGCGCTCGGTGCTCGAGCTCATGGCGCAGGGGTACTCGAACGGCGGCATCGCGCAGACCCTGTTCCTGGGCCTGAAGACCGTGGAGACCCATGTCCGCAGCATCCTGCAGAAACTCGATCTCGAGGAGTCGCCGGAGCACCACCGCCGCGTGCTCGCGGTGCTGACGCTCCTCGGCCAGAGGTGA
- a CDS encoding DUF3376 domain-containing protein encodes MIRSAAPAASAASAHPPSADAVTASTRPVRLIVVRPGERIEQVVARHPGAAPSFNRTLRIALAMRGGVSLAVWIGGAVAELDLLRRIRLYDAGAETLALVPETARRPLTGPVLARLQAYAELLDAAGFDRVEFDLLAGASAGGLNAVVYSVAQRAGTGLDTLLDTWGRVGGFWGLLHPPGSRRILALMQGEDYFRAHTYDALTEIYGTEDRHPDLVSSYTAVDLSATVIDAADEFEEDANEGRGHFRFVGSDDHDLDNRIPTPSDDEDRRRDDLVNLSRLALAARSTSSLPGGFEPAHVDSFGGVAGDAEQETGPGMRFAFAAHREGPDTPYRIVDGAVFDNVPIERALRAARFRVSDRRADRAMLFLDPEPDPPVGGEVAWDANASRFFRAIGAMISRQFRRESVAREVAELERFNAERVVAAARFDSAAPLVAGAGWDHDAIHQRRVAYVRALGIDLADHLAETIATPSLWQLHSSLTSRRRYRPIPLIRLDGLARAAARRFAALSSTERAAIAKSPLALADAANCTLGWTRALEALPQEAGSRRGLSLPEVRRAAYDALTAANAWLDELTARVLVRTDELAASGRTPTAADFDEWIDAWLAASARIRTNEHWHELDKAVARLRITTLRVEQDAAAGKRDLTPEWAGSGWRPLGSAPSPAAGDLAPLYHASGIPAALSHVRYWAIGVDEAPDDPASFRALATDRWYSLLGAALRTPGTTPEQAASALRRASEKVVLDRQSKLAGYGIGNFLGFLARDWRVNDWWWGRLDGAAGIARFFSSLQPELVRTDAAIRLLQDAVLEEADAPDLAARGLSPLEPRRAAASAPVPPSAATTAVLPSAPGEPGDARAARRSRLRAGTDTILNLDPSYRFAIASRTVRLLDRVVVQPVNRAVAVGAQAVLALARPILAAAPTVFDPPRLALVSGFVAAVAWLLTWDDVELGAPWWLIASGVIGVAGMAAIAWGVWSAQRRWAAVAAALDPPLSDAAEAARRRAARPAWIIAGVGMASLVPFVIALIGSNFLLILLSGAVTTILALIAIRLATAATRASIPGRDARTISMVVVFAVLGGVLPAVQLVVELVVGDPMPVFLQVPRQWNWLVLAVGAAAVTIALTVDWLRVGRTPRAIADTRGVNWITVTILAVAVALGADWVAQQLTLGIAPLLADTVAATVFIVAWANVLWWMPELVRRIPEVDDRVVRAPLD; translated from the coding sequence ATGATCCGCAGCGCTGCGCCCGCCGCATCCGCCGCATCCGCACATCCGCCGAGCGCGGATGCCGTGACCGCGTCGACCCGTCCGGTGCGACTCATCGTCGTGCGCCCCGGCGAGCGCATCGAGCAGGTCGTGGCGCGCCATCCCGGCGCCGCCCCATCGTTCAACCGCACGCTGCGGATCGCGCTGGCCATGCGCGGGGGCGTGAGCCTGGCGGTCTGGATCGGCGGCGCCGTCGCCGAGCTCGACCTGCTGCGACGGATCAGGCTCTACGACGCGGGTGCGGAGACCCTCGCGCTCGTCCCCGAGACCGCGAGACGCCCGCTGACCGGGCCGGTGCTCGCGCGGTTGCAGGCCTACGCCGAACTGCTCGACGCCGCCGGGTTCGACCGCGTCGAGTTCGACCTGCTCGCCGGCGCGAGCGCCGGCGGCCTCAACGCGGTCGTGTACTCGGTCGCGCAGCGCGCGGGCACGGGACTCGACACGCTGCTCGACACCTGGGGTCGCGTCGGCGGGTTCTGGGGCCTGCTGCACCCGCCCGGTTCGCGCCGCATCCTCGCGCTCATGCAGGGCGAGGACTACTTCCGCGCGCACACCTACGACGCGCTCACCGAGATCTACGGCACGGAGGACCGCCACCCCGACCTGGTGTCCTCGTACACCGCCGTCGACCTCTCGGCGACCGTCATCGACGCGGCCGACGAGTTCGAGGAGGACGCGAACGAGGGCCGGGGCCACTTCCGCTTCGTCGGCAGCGACGACCACGACCTCGACAACCGCATCCCCACGCCGAGCGACGACGAGGACCGGCGCCGCGACGACCTCGTGAACCTCTCGCGGCTCGCGCTCGCGGCGCGCTCGACGTCGTCGCTGCCCGGCGGATTCGAGCCGGCCCACGTCGACTCGTTCGGCGGCGTCGCCGGCGACGCCGAGCAGGAGACCGGCCCGGGGATGCGCTTCGCGTTCGCCGCGCACCGCGAGGGACCCGACACCCCGTATCGCATCGTCGACGGCGCGGTGTTCGACAACGTGCCCATCGAGCGCGCGCTCCGCGCCGCGCGGTTCCGGGTCTCGGACCGCCGGGCCGACCGGGCCATGCTCTTCCTCGACCCCGAGCCCGACCCGCCCGTGGGCGGCGAGGTCGCCTGGGATGCGAACGCGTCCCGGTTCTTCCGCGCGATCGGCGCGATGATCTCGCGCCAGTTCCGGCGCGAGTCGGTCGCGCGCGAGGTCGCCGAGCTCGAGCGCTTCAACGCCGAGCGCGTGGTGGCCGCCGCCCGGTTCGACAGCGCGGCCCCGCTCGTCGCGGGCGCGGGCTGGGATCACGACGCGATCCACCAGCGCCGCGTCGCGTACGTGCGCGCGCTCGGCATCGACCTGGCCGACCACCTCGCCGAGACGATCGCGACGCCGAGCCTCTGGCAGCTGCACTCGAGCCTGACCAGCCGCCGCCGGTACCGGCCGATCCCGCTCATCCGCCTCGACGGGCTCGCGCGCGCCGCCGCCCGGCGCTTCGCCGCGCTCAGCAGCACCGAGCGCGCGGCGATCGCGAAGTCGCCCCTCGCGCTGGCCGACGCCGCGAACTGCACGCTCGGCTGGACGCGCGCGCTCGAGGCGCTCCCCCAGGAGGCCGGGTCGCGGCGCGGCCTGTCGCTGCCCGAGGTGCGCCGCGCGGCGTACGACGCGCTCACCGCCGCGAACGCCTGGCTCGACGAGCTGACGGCGCGCGTGCTCGTGCGCACCGACGAGCTCGCCGCGAGCGGGCGCACCCCGACCGCCGCCGACTTCGACGAGTGGATCGACGCGTGGCTCGCGGCATCCGCACGCATCCGCACCAACGAGCACTGGCACGAGCTCGACAAGGCCGTCGCGCGACTGCGCATCACCACGCTCCGCGTGGAGCAGGACGCCGCCGCGGGCAAGCGCGACCTCACGCCCGAGTGGGCGGGATCCGGATGGCGGCCGCTCGGGTCGGCGCCGTCGCCGGCCGCGGGCGACCTCGCCCCGCTCTACCACGCGAGCGGCATCCCCGCCGCGCTCTCGCACGTGCGCTACTGGGCCATCGGCGTCGACGAGGCGCCCGACGACCCCGCGAGCTTCCGCGCGCTCGCGACCGACCGCTGGTACTCGTTGCTCGGCGCGGCCCTGCGCACCCCGGGCACGACCCCCGAGCAGGCGGCGTCGGCGCTGCGCCGCGCGTCCGAGAAGGTCGTGCTCGACCGGCAGTCCAAGCTCGCCGGGTACGGCATCGGCAACTTCCTCGGGTTCCTGGCCCGCGACTGGCGCGTGAACGACTGGTGGTGGGGGCGCCTCGACGGCGCAGCCGGCATCGCCCGCTTCTTCTCGTCGCTGCAGCCCGAGCTGGTCCGAACGGATGCCGCGATCCGGCTGCTGCAGGACGCCGTGCTCGAGGAGGCCGACGCCCCGGACCTCGCCGCGCGCGGACTCTCGCCCCTGGAGCCGCGGCGCGCTGCCGCGAGCGCGCCGGTGCCACCGTCCGCCGCGACCACGGCGGTGCTGCCCTCGGCTCCGGGCGAGCCGGGCGACGCGCGCGCCGCGCGGCGTTCACGCCTGCGGGCCGGCACCGACACCATCCTCAACCTCGACCCGTCGTACCGCTTCGCGATCGCCTCGCGAACGGTGCGGCTGCTCGACCGCGTCGTCGTCCAGCCCGTGAACCGGGCCGTCGCGGTCGGCGCCCAGGCCGTGCTCGCCCTCGCCCGCCCGATCCTCGCGGCGGCGCCGACGGTGTTCGACCCGCCCCGCCTCGCGCTCGTGTCGGGCTTCGTCGCCGCGGTCGCCTGGCTGCTGACGTGGGACGACGTCGAGCTGGGCGCCCCGTGGTGGCTGATCGCGTCGGGCGTGATCGGCGTGGCCGGCATGGCCGCGATCGCCTGGGGCGTGTGGTCGGCCCAGCGCCGGTGGGCGGCCGTGGCCGCCGCCCTGGACCCGCCGCTCTCGGATGCCGCCGAGGCGGCGCGGCGGCGCGCCGCGCGTCCCGCGTGGATCATCGCCGGCGTCGGCATGGCGAGCCTCGTGCCGTTCGTGATCGCGCTCATCGGCAGCAACTTCCTGCTCATCCTGCTCTCGGGCGCCGTCACGACGATCCTCGCGCTGATCGCCATCCGGCTCGCGACGGCCGCCACGCGCGCCTCGATCCCGGGGCGCGACGCCCGGACGATCTCGATGGTCGTGGTCTTCGCCGTCCTCGGCGGCGTGCTGCCCGCGGTCCAGCTCGTGGTCGAGCTCGTCGTCGGCGACCCGATGCCGGTGTTCCTGCAGGTGCCCCGCCAGTGGAACTGGCTCGTGCTCGCCGTGGGCGCGGCCGCCGTGACGATCGCGCTGACCGTCGACTGGCTCCGCGTCGGCCGGACCCCGCGGGCGATCGCCGACACCCGCGGCGTCAACTGGATCACGGTCACGATCCTCGCCGTCGCCGTCGCGCTCGGCGCCGACTGGGTCGCCCAGCAGCTCACGCTGGGCATCGCGCCGCTGCTGGCCGACACCGTGGCCGCGACGGTCTTCATCGTCGCCTGGGCCAACGTGCTCTGGTGGATGCCCGAGCTGGTCCGCCGCATCCCCGAGGTCGACGACCGCGTGGTGCGCGCACCGCTGGACTAG
- a CDS encoding ABC transporter ATP-binding protein translates to MSTLTGVQGEERHEFSKAESRSLRARSLRLLGSLLRPLRAQLWATMAIIVVSTAAQVAGPALIAYGIDQGLPALMRQEWMPVTLAGLAYLATGAAGAFLIAWYIRLAARVSQAVLIDLRTRVFLHTQKLSLEFHESYTSGRIISRQTSDLDAIRELLDEGINQLVRGVLYMVFTAIALVWLDWVSGLVLVATLLPLALLSRWFQVRSQKLFRRSRVASASLIVQFVETMTGIRAVQAFRTERRNERVFGELVEDNREVNARVLGLFAIYNPSLALIGNVAVAVVLLIGGFRVVDGALEVGVLLAAVLYTKRFFDPMEELAMFYNSYQSAASALEKISGVLEEEPSVPDPADPVDLWAADGRVRFEGVEFAYTRDRVVLPRFDLDIPAGQTVALVGSTGAGKSTLAKLIARFYDPSDGVVDLDGVDLRRLHPKDLRRAIVMVTQEAYLFSGSVAENIALGKPDATHDEIVAAATAVGAHEFIEGLPNGYDTDVNKRGGRVSAGQRQLISFARAFLADPAVLILDEATSSLDIPSERMVQEGLQTLLADRTAVIIAHRLSTVAIADRVLVMEHGRIVEDGAPAELIAGSGRFAALHAAWRDSLV, encoded by the coding sequence ATGAGCACCCTGACCGGAGTGCAGGGCGAGGAGCGGCACGAGTTCAGCAAGGCCGAGTCCCGCTCGCTGCGGGCGCGGAGCCTGCGGCTGCTCGGATCGCTGCTGCGCCCACTGCGCGCGCAGCTGTGGGCCACGATGGCGATCATCGTCGTGTCGACCGCGGCCCAGGTCGCCGGCCCGGCGCTCATCGCCTACGGCATCGACCAGGGCCTGCCCGCGCTCATGCGGCAGGAGTGGATGCCGGTGACGCTCGCCGGGCTCGCGTATCTCGCGACCGGTGCCGCCGGCGCGTTCCTGATCGCGTGGTACATCCGGCTGGCCGCCCGGGTCAGCCAGGCCGTCCTGATCGACCTGCGCACGCGCGTCTTCCTGCACACGCAGAAGCTCTCGCTCGAGTTCCACGAGTCGTACACGTCGGGCCGGATCATCTCGCGCCAGACCAGCGACCTCGACGCGATCCGGGAGCTGCTCGACGAGGGCATCAACCAGCTCGTGCGCGGCGTGCTCTACATGGTGTTCACCGCGATCGCGCTCGTGTGGCTCGACTGGGTCTCCGGACTCGTGCTCGTGGCGACGCTCCTGCCGCTCGCGCTGCTCAGCCGGTGGTTCCAGGTGCGCTCGCAGAAGCTGTTCCGGCGCTCCCGGGTGGCCAGCGCGTCGCTCATCGTGCAGTTCGTCGAGACGATGACGGGCATCCGCGCGGTGCAGGCGTTCCGGACGGAGCGCCGCAACGAGCGCGTCTTCGGCGAGCTCGTCGAGGACAACCGCGAGGTCAACGCGCGCGTGCTCGGCCTGTTCGCGATCTACAACCCGTCGCTCGCGCTCATCGGCAACGTCGCGGTCGCGGTGGTGCTGCTCATCGGCGGCTTCCGGGTCGTCGACGGGGCGCTCGAGGTCGGCGTGCTGCTCGCGGCCGTCCTGTACACGAAGCGCTTCTTCGATCCGATGGAGGAGCTCGCGATGTTCTACAACTCCTACCAGTCGGCCGCGTCGGCGCTCGAGAAGATCTCGGGCGTCCTCGAGGAGGAGCCGAGCGTGCCCGACCCGGCGGACCCCGTCGACCTCTGGGCGGCCGACGGTCGCGTGCGGTTCGAGGGCGTCGAGTTCGCGTACACGCGCGACCGCGTGGTGCTGCCGAGGTTCGACCTCGACATCCCGGCAGGGCAGACCGTCGCGCTCGTGGGCTCCACCGGCGCGGGCAAGTCGACGCTGGCGAAGCTCATCGCGCGGTTCTACGACCCGAGCGACGGCGTCGTCGACCTGGACGGCGTCGACCTGCGCCGCCTGCACCCGAAGGACCTGCGCCGTGCGATCGTCATGGTCACGCAGGAGGCCTACCTGTTCTCGGGTTCGGTGGCCGAGAACATCGCGCTCGGCAAGCCCGACGCGACGCACGACGAGATCGTCGCGGCCGCCACGGCGGTCGGCGCGCACGAGTTCATCGAGGGCCTGCCGAACGGCTACGACACCGACGTGAACAAGCGGGGCGGCCGGGTCTCGGCGGGCCAGCGCCAGCTGATCTCCTTCGCGCGCGCCTTCCTCGCCGACCCCGCGGTGCTGATCCTCGACGAGGCGACCTCCTCGCTCGACATCCCGAGCGAGCGGATGGTGCAGGAGGGGCTGCAGACGCTGCTCGCCGACCGCACCGCGGTGATCATCGCGCACCGCCTCTCGACGGTCGCGATCGCCGACCGGGTGCTCGTGATGGAGCACGGGCGCATCGTCGAGGACGGCGCGCCCGCCGAGCTCATCGCGGGCTCGGGCCGGTTCGCGGCGCTGCACGCGGCCTGGCGCGACTCGCTCGTGTAG
- a CDS encoding ABC transporter ATP-binding protein — translation MPAIVASMAAYLVAQLIALAIPQVLESIVDGPLADGDRDAVVPLSLLVLALGAGEAAMFALRRWLVLTPTTRVEARMRDALYAKLQELPVSFHDRWPSGQLLSRAVSDLSLIRRWLAFGFVLLVGNFVVIVVGAVILIAMNWVLGLVFLACAVPLWIVGYRFEGRYSEVSRRSQDQSGDLATAVEESVHGIRVLKAFGRGKHALTSFRAQAERLRSTEIEKARLDADIWIWILIVPTVALAICLVLGVWLAAQGEMSVGQLVAFFATAAVLAWPIESIGFLLAFSLDARTATDRYFDIMDTENAITDPERPVAIERPRGELAFHDVHFRYQDSPDRFGDLLDGVDLVLRPGETMALVGLTGSGKTTMTALTTRLYDVTSGSVTLDGVDVRALSREELRRHVAMAFEDATLFSASVRDNVLLGRPDLTGDAASDPDVSAEADRVLAEALRIAQAGFAYGLPDGVDTKVGEEGMSLSGGQRQRLALARAVAAKPAVLVLDDPLSALDVATEAKVEAELRNVLASTTALIVAHRPSTVMLADRVALLEDGRITAVGTHSELLAESEHYRFVISSLEDEERRVHAEESDLIDDEELEAPATASAATRSPGNDAREEAVR, via the coding sequence ATGCCGGCGATCGTCGCGAGCATGGCGGCGTACCTGGTCGCGCAGCTCATCGCGCTCGCGATCCCGCAGGTGCTCGAGTCGATCGTCGACGGACCCCTCGCCGACGGCGATCGCGACGCCGTCGTTCCGCTCTCGCTGCTGGTGCTCGCGCTCGGCGCCGGCGAGGCGGCGATGTTCGCGCTGCGGCGCTGGCTCGTGCTCACGCCGACGACGCGGGTCGAGGCCCGCATGCGCGACGCGCTCTACGCGAAGCTGCAGGAGCTGCCCGTGAGCTTCCACGACCGCTGGCCGAGCGGCCAGCTGCTCTCGCGCGCGGTGAGCGACCTCAGCCTGATCCGCCGGTGGCTCGCGTTCGGCTTCGTGCTGCTCGTCGGCAATTTCGTGGTCATCGTCGTGGGCGCCGTGATCCTCATCGCGATGAACTGGGTGCTGGGCCTGGTGTTCCTCGCGTGCGCCGTGCCGCTCTGGATCGTCGGCTACCGCTTCGAGGGCCGCTACTCCGAGGTGTCGCGGCGCAGCCAGGACCAGTCGGGCGACCTCGCCACCGCGGTCGAGGAATCGGTGCACGGCATCCGCGTGCTCAAGGCGTTCGGTCGCGGCAAGCACGCGCTGACCTCGTTCCGGGCGCAGGCCGAACGGCTGCGCTCGACCGAGATCGAGAAGGCGCGCCTCGACGCCGACATCTGGATCTGGATCCTCATCGTGCCCACGGTGGCGCTCGCGATCTGCCTCGTGCTCGGCGTCTGGCTCGCGGCGCAGGGCGAGATGTCGGTCGGCCAGCTCGTCGCGTTCTTCGCGACCGCGGCCGTGCTCGCCTGGCCGATCGAGTCCATCGGGTTCCTGCTCGCGTTCTCCCTGGACGCGCGCACGGCGACCGACCGCTACTTCGACATCATGGACACCGAGAACGCCATCACCGACCCCGAGCGGCCCGTCGCGATCGAGCGGCCCCGGGGCGAGCTCGCGTTCCACGACGTGCACTTCCGCTACCAGGACTCGCCCGACCGCTTCGGCGACCTGCTCGACGGCGTCGACCTCGTGCTGCGCCCCGGCGAGACCATGGCGCTCGTCGGCCTCACCGGCTCGGGCAAGACGACGATGACCGCGCTCACCACGCGCCTCTACGACGTCACGTCGGGGTCGGTGACCCTCGACGGCGTCGACGTGCGCGCGCTCTCGCGGGAGGAGCTGCGCCGCCACGTCGCGATGGCGTTCGAGGATGCGACGCTGTTCTCCGCGTCGGTGCGCGACAACGTGCTGCTCGGGCGTCCCGACCTGACCGGCGACGCGGCATCCGACCCGGATGTCTCGGCCGAGGCCGATCGCGTGCTCGCCGAGGCGCTGCGCATCGCCCAGGCCGGCTTCGCGTACGGCCTGCCCGACGGGGTCGACACGAAGGTCGGCGAGGAGGGCATGAGCCTCTCGGGCGGCCAGCGCCAGCGGCTCGCGCTCGCCCGCGCGGTCGCTGCGAAGCCCGCCGTGCTCGTCCTCGACGACCCGCTCTCGGCGCTCGACGTCGCGACCGAGGCGAAGGTCGAGGCCGAGCTGCGGAACGTCCTGGCCTCGACCACGGCGCTCATCGTCGCCCACCGCCCCTCGACGGTCATGCTCGCCGACCGGGTGGCCCTGCTCGAGGACGGCCGCATCACCGCGGTCGGCACCCACTCCGAGCTGCTCGCCGAGTCGGAGCACTACCGGTTCGTCATCTCGAGCCTGGAGGACGAGGAGCGCCGCGTGCACGCGGAGGAATCCGACCTCATCGACGACGAGGAGCTCGAGGCGCCCGCGACCGCGTCGGCCGCGACGCGATCACCCGGGAACGACGCACGAGAGGAGGCGGTCCGATGA